The Gadus macrocephalus chromosome 13, ASM3116895v1 genome includes a window with the following:
- the si:ch1073-335m2.2 gene encoding msx2-interacting protein isoform X2 has product MVRETRHLWVGNLPEHVREEKIVEHFKRYGRVESVKVLRKRGSEGGVAAFVDFVDIKSAQKAHNAVNKMGDRDLRTDYNEPGSVPSAVRGLEDNPPSSSRDVTGFSRGTVGPVFGPPLSLHTREGRYERRIDGTSETRERAYDHSPYGHHERSGTFDRPRHYNPDYYRDRTMFAATGPGSSAMGPGFEATDPHFESRIRDPFTLTSTARRDLYRDDRGRRVDRTYHHRRSRSSHSSQSRHPSPQRSTGQAPKAPHSPKRAPLSPGRGPHSRSRSRSSSSDSVSSTSSTGSGSSDSNSSSSDGSRARSVQSSAAHAPPQSSMGLDSEEPRRSFGIKVQNLPVRSTDTSLKDGLFHEFKKHGKVTSVQIHGATEDRYGLVFFRQQEDQEKALTVSKGKLFFGMLIEVTAWNGPESENEFRPLDGRIDEFHPKATRTLFIGNLEKTTSYQQLLDIFQRFGEIVDIDIKKVNGVPQYAFVQYSDIASVCKAIKKMDGEYLGSNRLKLGFGKSMPTTCVWLDGLASNITEQYLTRHFCRYGHVVKVLFDRLKGMALILYNNTDFAQAAVRETKGWKIGGNKIKVDFASQESQMAFYRSMQSSGQDIRDFYEIPPERREERRPPYHEFTAERAYYESVRTPGLYPEDARREYPARSRERFPDLEHFPGEPFDPRFHEDPREYRDFRDPFEQDIRKYTYIQRERERERERFEADRGRWSPSHPRRPITPTVSPSPSERAHRDSERRVYSQSSERSGSASSLSPPHFEKSDKTPLEHGSKGDKTDKNATADRLASAEKGKRARRKDKAEKDKGDKPKSRKPKAQSPCDPSLEAEPEAGFDVTSERGTGSVQDATERPKFKVESDPLSSNPLPTVTPAETIKSERTELAVGDSDGDGKSRGKKHIKSESVNDVKELSVDSDRLAARKRRFADASGRPIRHKRSRLDDEDGNHPDISASSASLKDIDGDKQHKDSERRDSRIKIEKHAFLGIQKEGQEEASGPREPSEALVDVLDSKQHQGHNASRRFSHEGHMDQGSTRDPELPGFKYQTDDVEKGTKDREEHVDIDHSQSYRKQMEQNRRLLQQQQQQDFDKSDKPDSPLGGEMDDLDHRSLVHEVGKPPEDVTDTFPSHKVNKKIDPFDNDASIKKERVYRVSRLKTEEPDWSNTASPGFHHSPHHPDEASVEQPQQKEPSISDDKIHSDLELSLKQTHTTQIPHKPNTPSLSIEEEQQKRWESRVKQDILPDLNFSRSISKNIHNRKREDGVWHDLEPGEVRSDSEEDKEHKPHSPMPSPSMPFSERLRVDRISDPKVANLERNKFYSFSKTITSDTQALLDRAKSLSSSRDENWSFLDYESTLAGLPTRKDTEKVESTPLPKPLWYMKKKKIRSGSEDKLDDRKEEPKPEQERRELFASRFLHSSIFEQDSRRLKHLERKHEEPEHGLNAQAAQQGTPDDSEPAVLFRSRFLELTRSQQKGKEQIQPVVKEEENVQKEPKIEKAPEPQPQALPSPKMSEPAVEPEIKPISPTEPRPLPIIISQSTPNEISPIEEKCVVVSPPLEPSAPLSLIKEEKENLEPTHHTPTEVPKDANIQILAIPESSHPVQKVKPSPQEKADIIGDVQPQCMEQPSNSDAQEEFVSCSEPEMDLETSQMDMSDAISPRVPTLVEDMFVSNEVAPQCLKTDDTENTFPVNKMVLPDTDEHEEPTSPPQKEQRGRELKSKKHKQSPVHVSPVAASSASNSEKLATRKSERIDKEKLKRGSSPRGDSSKSGSELKSSAKSPISATDSDSVPDHPPSRTRVRRNVKSVYATPVEDDASVRTGKEIPESPRSGRKRAGDKDATIQHNAEQEPKQETVNRNVQGLSKRGRPRKQTEDGSASKGDRSKSDAKENDSNESESGEKIPKMTKGKHSPSSTKCSSQVSMMSTESKESRKEEKTMLPEEHQEIESMDEEPLALEESSPLKDPLKVNPKKEDQDQQGAENSERPVCKDENAVDKVLEEKTIKKKSASPVSEEKVPFEKDKVAKGKTKLTRAPKSPVLKNLKISLNVTEVKNLLQLGDEENSNQEDPSKKAEGDHTDPPSEPNSSSKVPGDGDGDDAASEKTPQDAAKSFLTQELELAQAVENIAKLTGSALPAKPPTPPIVPPEIKSDPEDHKPSNPASETELMAAIDSITAEDIAAALPPTAPVIDADVDSEPELQVVIPPEKDDETEMETSALPEESLLHTPKKGTKGRPKTPKRSKAQKPVKKDAKERQSVPEESPCPSSDSTASKLKTLPEVTPQPPPPPPPPPPSSATAAVITATTWKPEPESSINKASEDKAKTESSSIEQLPELKSVCPQSKSPIGPKPPQQLPENISPSLSPSPSRPNIRPIQPNRMPVSPPDWHNTPKDIAVALAPVLPATALVNHPNQSLTPEPENMDTDHGTSDLRQILMKPKNMPRQGSSTITSNLPTPRDKPSEPTTQSSAMLNKCPLPDHRMLTPAQPVVRQPASLLSPESKSVISVIASTATSVISRVCNPPETEEKINMTAGNPCVDIAVSKQTYRPSIDDGGSYQGPSVGEEGGSAGRFIVESTNLSTGSSPGLRVNTSEGVVVLSHSGQKIEGPQRISAKISQIPQATAVDIESQQLVSMPQIKQELYSHSQTGAQKGPPILSEHGHSGKTQSASIKQENTGLEKMDSVYQSGPQGVVKRLPPAGGNQQGMNYHHPEYVLMKHQKKVEATDSHSADGAKTSWPSAISPAISPHLPSPPGNHVGFVTSTSGAPSHLGGAKPEPRSPRNPHSPFPKVSSPIGSSSPKGIPVMLPSGIAPMQQYVHHPEQSVIMPPHSSHGGLGRMSPHPSHVSNSMAHLVQDVRVNTPPLSVMNFGLHGEPQGSPWSGSLQQRPTSPQAVSRDMVLKVNPGSVRSHEGEQEEARRFLQMAGRQSVTQLKGESIQAGSLRGGLPLDTYMAPRDMRVHIHQQGERTAPDQHGGHMQDSLPPSSTSSNIPLSLSPRAHVLKGVSEKDVAKSLESKRPHSPHAKDSVMGIRPPGSALASPQRVQLIPPASSGSFNEYAGMYTNPRSIHQQMAETSPAVLNQSPVTIMPAMGTDQQAKQDGKMTQPVNMVQLLTKYPIVWQGLLALKNDTAAVQLHFVCGNKALAHRSLPLQEGGALLRIVQRMRLEASQLESVARRMTGDSDFCLLLALPCGRDQEDVLNQTQALKAAFINYLQAKLAAGIINIPNPGSNQPAYVLQIFPPCEFSESHLSQLAPDLLNRISSISPHLMIVITSV; this is encoded by the exons ATGGTTCGGGAAACCAGGCACCTTTGGGTGGGAAATTTACCCGAACACGTCCGAGAAGAGAAAATAGTGGAACATTTTAAACG GTATGGGCGTGTTGAAAGTGTGAAGGTCCTGCGGAAGCGAGGATCGGAGGGTGGTGTTGCAGCCTTTGTGGATTTTGTGGATATCAAAAGTGCTCAAAAAGCTCACAATGCGGTCAACAAGATGGGAGATAGGGATCTCCGAACGGACTACAATGAACCTGGTTCAGTGCCTAGTGCTGTGCGGGGCCTTGAAGACAACCCACCTTCAAGCAGTCGAGACGTTACAGGATTCTCTAGGGGGACAGTTGGTCCAGTGTTTGGCCCCCCATTGTCCCTCCACACCAGAGAGGGACGTTATGAGCGGAGAATAGATGG AACTTCAGAAACCAGAGAACGTGCGTATGATCACAGCCCGTATGGACACCATGAACGAAGTGGCACTTTTGATAGACCGCGCCACTACAACCCTGACTATTACCGTGATCGTACTATGTTCGCTGCCACCGGCCCTGGGAGCAGTGCTATGGGTCCTGGCTTTGAGGCAACGGATCCGCATTTTGAGTCTAGGATCCGAGACCCGTTCACGCTCACCAGCACGGCACGGCGGGACCTTTACAGAGACGACAGAGGCCGACGGGTGGACAGGACTTACCATCACCGTCGCAGCAGATCCTCTCATTCGTCGCAGTCGAGGCACCCTTCCCCACAGCGGAGCACGGGACAGGCCCCGAAAGCCCCTCACTCACCTAAACGAGCTCCCCTGTCTCCTGGGAGAGGACCCCATTCTCGGTCCAGGAGCCGATCGTCGAGCTCTGATTCggtcagcagcaccagcagcacagGCAGTGGCAG CAGCGACTCAAACAGCAGCTCAAGTGACGGTTCGCGTGCACGTTCTGTTCAGTCGTCTGCAGCCCATGCTCCTCCTCAGTCTTCTATGGGTCTAGATTCAGAAGAGCCTCGTAGAAGCTTTGGAATCAAAGTGCAAAACCTGCCAGTGCGCTCCACAG ATACAAGCTTAAAAGATGGACTCTTCCATGAGTTCAAGAAGCATGGAAAAGTGACATCGGTGCAGATCCATGGAGCCACTGAAGACCGTTATGGACTAGTTTTCTTCAGACAGCAGGAGGATCAAGAGAAAGCCCTTACTGTATCCAAAGGAAAGCTCTTCTTTGGCATGCTCATTGAGGTCACTGCCTGGAATGGGCCTG AGAGTGAAAACGAGTTTAGGCCTTTAGATGGACGGATTGATGAGTTCCACCCGAAGGCAACAAGGACCCTGTTCATAGGCAATTTAGAAAAGACCACTAGTTATCAACAACTGCTGGACATATTTCAACGCTTTGGTGAAATTGTG GACATAGACATAAAAAAAGTTAACGGGGTGCCTCAGTATGCCTTTGTCCAGTATTCCGACATTGCCAGTGTGTGTAAAGCCATCAAgaagatggatggagaatatctGGGAAGCAACAGGCTCAAG CTTGGCTTTGGGAAGAGTATGCCCACCACATGTGTCTGGCTCGATGGTCTGGCCTCAAACATCACAGAGCAGTACTTGACAAGGCATTTCTGTCGCTACGGACATGTCGTTAAG GTGTTGTTTGATCGATTGAAAGGGATGGCCCTTATCTTGTATAACAACACAGACTTTGCCCAAGCTGCTGTTAGAGAGACCAAAGGCTGGAAGATTGGTGGTaataaaataaag gTTGATTTTGCCAGTCAAGAGAGTCAGATGGCTTTCTATCGGTCAATGCAGTCCTCGGGGCAAGATATCAGAGACTTCTACGAAATTCCACCCGAGCGACG AGAGGAACGCAGACCTCCCTATCATGAGTTCACAGCAGAGAGGGCTTACTATGAGAGTGTGCGGACACCTGGTCTCTATCCCGAAGATGCTCGCCGGGAATACCCCGCTCGTAGCCGAGAGCGTTTCCCAGACCTGGAACACTTCCCGGGCGAGCCCTTTGACCCTCGCTTCCACGAAGACCCCAGGGAATACCGGGACTTTAGAGACCCCTTTGAGCAGGACATCCGGAAATACACCTACAttcaaagagagcgagagagggagcgtgAGCGCTTTGAGGCAGACCGCGGCAGGTGGAGCCCTTCCCATCCCCGGCGACCCATCACACCCACCGTTTCCCCCTCGCCGTCCGAGCGTGCGCACAGAGACTCGGAGCGACGGGTCTACAGCCAGTCCTCAGAGCGTAGCGGCAGCGCCAGCTCCCTCTCGCCGCCACATTTTGAGAAATCGGACAAGACCCCATTGGAGCATGGCTCCAAGGGAGACAAGACTGATAAGAATGCCACAGCGGATAGGTTAGCCAGCGCTGAGAAGGGCAAGCGTGCCAGAAGAAAAGATAAAGCGGAAAAAGACAAAGGAGACAAGCCTAAATCAAGGAAGCCCAAGGCCCAGTCCCCTTGTGACCCTTCACTCGAGGCGGAGCCTGAGGCTGGGTTTGATGTGACGTCTGAAAGGGGAACAGGATCAGTGCAAGATGCCACTGAGCGTCCAAAGTTTAAGGTGGAGAGTGACCCACTCAGTTCAAATCCTTTGCCAACGGTTACCCCAGCTGAAACTATTAAAAGTGAAAGAACTGAATTGGCAGTAGGCGATTCAGATGGAGATGGGAAGAGTCGAggcaaaaaacacataaaatccGAAAGTGTCAATGATGTGAAAGAATTATCAGTAGATTCAGATCGCTTGGCCGCAAGAAAGCGACGCTTTGCTGATGCCAGCGGGAGGCCCATTAGACATAAGAGGAGTAGGCTAGACGACGAAGATGGAAATCACCCAGATATTTCAGCTAGTTCTGCATCTTTAAAAGACATAGACGGGGATAAACAACATAAAGATTCTGAGCGCAGAGATTCAAGGATCAAAATCGAAAAGCATGCATTTCTTGGCATTCAGAAGGAAGGACAAGAAGAAGCCAGCGGACCGAGGGAACCGTCGGAGGCACTTGTGGATGTACTGGACTCGAAGCAACACCAAGGGCATAATGCATCCAGGAGGTTCTCACACGAGGGTCATATGGATCAAggaagcaccagagacccaGAACTTCCAGGTTTCAAATATCAAACTGATGATGTTGAAAAAGGCACCAAGGACAGGGAAGAGCATGTAGATATTGACCATTCTCAAAGTTACCGTAAACAAATGGAGCAAAATAGGaggctcctccagcagcagcaacagcaggacTTTGACAAATCGGATAAACCTGACAGTCCACTAGGAGGTGAAATGGACGACCTTGACCACCGGAGTCTTGTACACGAAGTTGGTAAACCACCTGAAGACGTCACCGACACTTTCCCTTCGCATAAAGTTAACAAGAAAATAGACCCATTCGACAACGATGCAAGTATTAAGAAGGAGCGTGTTTACAGGGTTTCGCGTCTGAAAACTGAAGAGCCAGATTGGTCCAACACTGCCTCTCCAGGTTTTCATCATTCTCCGCACCATCCAGATGAAGCATCTGTGGAACAGCCTCAACAGAAAGAGCCTAGTATTAGTGACGATAAGATTCACTCAGACCTAGAGTTATCACTCAAGCAGACTCATACCACACAGATACCACATAAGCCCAACACCCCTTCCCTCAGTATTGAAGAAGAGCAACAAAAGCGATGGGAGAGCAGAGTCAAGCAAGACATATTACCTGATTTGAACTTCTCTAGAAGTATAAGTAAAAACATTCACAACCGAAAACGCGAGGATGGTGTCTGGCATGACTTGGAACCTGGGGAAGTGCGGTCAGATTCTGAAGAGGATAAAGAGCACAAACCCCATTCTCCTATGCCATCACCGTCAATGCCATTTTCTGAAAGGCTGAGGGTTGACAGAATTTCAGATCCCAAAGTAGCTAATCTTGAAAGGAATAAGTTCTACTCATTTTCAAAGACGATAACATCAGACACACAAGCTCTTTTGGATCGTGCAAAATCCCTGTCTTCGTCTAGAGATGAAAACTGGTCCTTCCTGGACTATGAATCCACCTTGGCTGGTTTACCCACCAGAAAGGATACTGAAAAAGTAGAATCAACACCCCTGCCTAAACCCTTATGGtatatgaaaaagaaaaagattcgTAGTGGCTCTGAAGACAAACTAGATGATAGGAAGGAGGAGCCGAAACCAGAACAAGAACGCAGGGAACTGTTTGCCTCACGTTTCCTTCACAGCTCAATCTTTGAGCAGGACTCCAGAAGACTTAAACACCTGGAACGTAAGCACGAGGAACCTGAGCATGGGTTAAATGCACAAGCTGCACAGCAGGGTACTCCGGATGATTCTGAGCCAGCAGTCCTTTTCCGTAGTCGTTTTTTGGAGCTCACAAGATCACAACAGAAAGGGAAAGAACAAATTCAACCAGTagtgaaggaggaagagaatgtCCAAAAAGAGCCTAAAATTGAAAAAGCACCTGAACCACAGCCACAAGCTTTGCCTTCTCCCAAAATGTCTGAACCTGCTGTGGAGCCAGAGATAAAACCCATTAGCCCAACTGAACCACGTCCTCTGCCTATTATTATTTCCCAGTCTACACCCAATGAAATATCTCCAATAGAGGAGAAATGTGTTGTGGTTAGTCCCCCTTTAGAGCCATCAGCCCCTCTATCTTTAATCAAAGAAGAGAAGGAAAATCTTGAGCCCAcacaccatacaccaacagagGTCCCAAAAGATGCAAATATTCAGATTCTAGCCATTCCAGAGTCCAGTCATCCCGTGCAGAAGGTCAAGCCATCACCCCAAGAAAAAGCTGATATCATTGGAGATGTACAACCTCAGTGTATGGAACAACCATCTAATAGTGATGCTCAAGAAGAGTTTGTTAGCTGTTCTGAGCCAGAGATGGATCTCGAAACCTCACAGATGGATATGTCTGACGCCATAAGTCCAAGAGTACCCACCCTTGTAGAGGATATGTTTGTATCGAATGAAGTGGCTCCTCAATGTCTTAAAACCGATGacacagaaaacacatttcCAGTAAATAAGATGGTGTTGCCTGATACTGATGAACATGAGGAACCGACATCTCCACCTCAGAAagaacagagaggaagagaattAAAGagtaaaaaacataaacaatctCCTGTTCATGTTTCTCCAGTTGCTGCCTCCTCTGCTTCAAATAGTGAAAAACTAGCAACTCGGAAGAGTGAGCGAATTGACAAGGAAAAACTGAAACGTGGGTCCTCACCAAGAGGTGACTCCTCTAAAAGCGGTTCAGAGCTCAAGTCCAGTGCCAAGTCTCCCATTTCTGCCACAGATTCTGATAGCGTCCCAGACCATCCACCGAGCAGAACTAGAGTGCGCAGAAATGTGAAATCGGTTTATGCCACTCCTGTCGAAGATGATGCTTCAGTGCGAACCGGAAAGGAAATACCTGAATCTCCACGCTCTGGACGTAAGCGGGCTGGGGATAAAGATGCAACTATACAGCATAATGCAGAACAGGAGCCAAAACAGGAAACGGTAAACCGGAATGTGCAAGGCCTCTCCAAACGAGGTCGTCCTCGTAAGCAAACAGAAGATGGTTCAGCGTCAAAGGGTGATCGGTCAAAAAGCGATGCTAAAGAAAATGACTCAAATGAATCTGAAAGCGGCGAGAAAATCCCCAAAATGACAAAAGGTAAACATTCTCCGTCCAGCACAAAGTGTTCAAGTCAAGTATCCATGATGTCAACGGAATCCAAAGAAAGTAGGAAGGAGGAGAAAACCATGCTGCCTGAAGAACATCAGGAAATTGAATCCATGGATGAAGAACCCTTGGCTCTGGAGGAATCAAGTCCACTTAAAGATCCTTTGAAGGTTAACCCCAAAAAGGAGGACCAAGACCAACAAGGTGCAGAAAATTCTGAAAGACCAGTATGTAAAGACGAAAATGCAGTGGACAAGGTCTTAGAAGAAAAAACAATCAAGAAAAAGTCTGCATCTCCAGTGTCTGAGGAGAAAGTCCCATTCGAGAAGGATAAGGTTGCCAAAGGTAAAACCAAGTTGACACGTGCTCCAAAGTCTCCAGTCCTCAAAAACCTAAAAATAAGTCTGAATGTCACTGAGGTAAAAAACTTGTTACAGTTGGGAGATGAAGAAAATAGTAATCAAGAAGATCCTTCTAAAAAGGCTGAAGGTGATCATACTGATCCACCTTCAGAGCCCAATAGTTCCAGCAAAGTCCCTGGCGATGGTGATGGCGACGATGCTGCCTCAGAAAAGACACCTCAGGATGCAGCGAAAAGTTTTCTTACTCAAGAGTTAGAATTGGCCCAGGCGGTGGAAAATATCGCTAAACTTACAGGTTCTGCATTGCCGGCAAAGCCGCCAACTCCACCAATTGTACCACCCGAAATCAAAAGTGACCCAGAAGATCACAAGCCATCAAACCCTGCAAGTGAGACCGAACTTATGGCTGCTATTGATTCTATAACCGCAGAGGATATAGCAgcagccttacctccaacagcacCCGTTATTGATGCTGATGTAGATTCAGAACCAGAGCTGCAAGTCGTTATTCCACCAGAAAAGGATGATGAAACTGAAATGGAAACATCTGCTTTGCCTGAAGAATCCCTTCTGCATACACCCAAGAAAGGCACAAAGGGAAGACCTAAAACACCTAAACGATCAAAAGCCCAGAAACCCGTCAAAAAAGATGCTAAGGAAAGACAATCGGTACCTGAAGAATCACCATGTCCTTCATCAGACTCTACAGCCTCTAAACTTAAGACTCTTCCTGAAGtgacaccacaaccaccaccaccaccaccacctccaccaccgtcaTCAGCTACTGCAGCTGTCATTACTGCCACTACTTGGAAGCCAGAGCCGGAATCTTCTATAAACAAGGCGTCGGAAGATAAAGCAAAGACAGAATCATCCTCCATAGAGCAGCTTCCAGAGCTGAAATCTGTCTGCCCCCAGTCCAAGAGTCCCATTGGCCCCAAACCTCCACAGCAGCTACCTGAaaacatctctccctccctttctccttctcccagCCGCCCAAATATCAGGCCCATTCAGCCAAATCGCATGCCTGTGTCCCCCCCGGATTGGCATAACACGCCTAAAGACATAGCAGTTGCACTTGCACCAGTCTTGCCTGCGACAGCATTGGTTAACCATCCAAACCAGTCATTAACCCCAGAGCCCGAAAACATGGATACTGACCATGGCACTAGTGATTTGCGGCAGATTCTTATGAAGCCCAAAAATATGCCCCGGCAAGGCAGTTCAACTATAACTAGTAATCTACCAACCCCCCGAGACAAACCATCGGAACCTACCACCCAATCAAGTGCCATGCTCAATAAGTGTCCATTACCTGATCATAGAATGCTTACCCCAGCTCAACCAGTTGTCAGACAGCCAGCATCCCTCCTATCTCCTGAGTCTAAGTCTGTGATATCTGTTATTGCATCCACTGCCACTTCTGTTATTAGTCGTGTTTGCAATCCACCTGAAACTGAGGAGAAGATTAACATGACTGCTGGGAATCCCTGTGTGGACATAGCCGTCTCCAAGCAAACTTATAGGCCCAGTATCGATGATGGTGGGTCATATCAAGGGCCATCTGTTGGCGAGGAGGGCGGCAGTGCAGGGCGCTTCATTGTTGAGAGCACCAATCTAAGCACTGGATCCAGCCCAGGCTTGAGAGTTAATACCTCAGAAGGCGTGGTAGTGTTGAGTCACTCCGGGCAGAAAATAGAGGGGCCGCAGCGGATAAGTGCGAAAATCAGCCAGATCCCGCAAGCAACTGCCGTTGATATTGAATCTCAGCAGTTGGTTTCAATGCCCCAGATTAAGCAGGAGTTGTATAGCCATTCCCAGACAGGTGCTCAGAAGGGGCCACCAATATTGAGTGAACATGGACATTCTGGAAAGACGCAGTCCGCCTCTATCAAACAAGAAAACACCGGTTTGGAAAAGATGGACTCTGTTTACCAGTCTGGTCCGCAAGGTGTCGTGAAGCGTCTCCCACCAGCGGGTGGTAACCAGCAAGGAATGAATTACCATCATCCAGAGTATGTGCTTATGAAACATCAAAAGAAAGTGGAAGCCACAGATTCTCACAGTGCCGATGGTGCTAAAACCTCTTGGCCCTCTGCCATAAGTCCGGCAATTAGTCCACACTTGCCCTCTCCTCCAGGCAATCATGTTGGATTTGTGACCTCTACTTCTGGAGCTCCTTCCCACCTCGGTGGAGCCAAACCTGAACCCAGGTCCCCACGCAACCCTCACTCCCCATTTCCTAAAGTGTCCTCACCCATTGGCTCCTCATCACCCAAAGGCATTCCGGTCATGTTGCCTTCTGGCATTGCGCCAATGCAGCAGTATGTGCATCACCCAGAGCAGTCTGTCATCATGCCCCCCCACAGTTCCCACGGGGGATTAGGAAGGATGTCTCCTCATCCGAGTCACGTCAGCAACTCGATGGCACATCTTGTTCAAGATGTCCGGGTCAATACTCcgcccctctctgtgatgaactTTGGCCTCCATGGTGAGCCTCAGGGTTCCCCTTGGTCCGGTTCCCTGCAGCAGCGGCCCACCTCCCCACAGGCGGTCAGCCGAGACATGGTCCTCAAGGTCAACCCTGGCTCGGTCAGGAGCCACGAGGGAGAACAGGAAGAAGCCCGTCGGTTCCTCCAGATGGCTGGTCGACAGTCTGTGACCCAGCTGAAGGGGGAATCTATTCAGGCAGGTTCCTTACGCGGAGGCCTTCCGTTGGATACGTACATGGCACCGAGGGACATGCGTGTGCACATACACCAACAGGGGGAGCGCACAGCCCCAGACCAACACGGTGGACACATGCAAGACTCTCTGCCCCCTTCTTCCACGTCCTCCAACATCCCCTTATCATTATCTCCCAGAGCACACGTGTTGAAAGGTGTGTCTGAGAAAGATGTTGCAAAGTCATTGGAGTCAAAGAGGCCACACTCTCCTCATGCAAAGGACTCGGTCATGGGAATTCGACCGCCCGGTTCAGCTTTGGCATCTCCCCAGAGAGTTCAGCTCATTCCACCAGCATCTAGTGGTTCTTTCAATGAGTATGCAGGAATGTACACAAACCCAAGAAGCATCCATCAGCAGATGGCAGAGACGTCTCCTGCTGTTCTCAACCAGTCACCGGTGACCATTATGCCCGCAATG GGTACAGACCAACAAGCCAAACAAGACGGCAAGATGACCCAGCCTGTCAACATGGTGCAGCTTCTCACG aaATACCCAATTGTGTGGCAAGGTCTATTGGCACTAAAGAACGACACTGCTGCTGTCCAGCTCCATTTTGTGTGTGGAAACAAGGCGCTGGCTCATCGATCATTGCCACTGCAAGAGGGAGGTGCCTTGCTCCGAATTGTCCAGAGGATGAGATTAGAGGCGTCTCAGCTCGAGAGTGTAGCCAGGAGAATGACG GGAGACTCTGACTTTTGCCTTCTCCTCGCTCTGCCGTGTGGACGAGACCAAGAGGATGTTTTGAACCAGACCCAGGCTCTTAAGGCTGCTTTTATTAACTACTTACAGGCCAAGTTGGCCGCTGGTATCATTAATATCCCCAACCCAGGCTCCAATCAG CCTGCCTATGTTTTGCAGATTTTCCCTCCGTGTGAATTTTCGGAAAGCCACTTGTCCCAGCTCGCTCCTGACCTCCTGAACCGGATCTCCAGCATCTCACCCCACCTCATGATTGTCATCACCTCTGTGTGA